AGAGCTTTTAATCCTGAAATAATTCCTTTACTTATTGTTTCTTCATAAACATGTTTTGAACAACTTTTTCTGAAAATGCACTTTCTTCTTTTTGGAGCAGGAATTATAAACCAATAAGATTTAATGATTAATAGTAGAAGATATTTCATTTGTTTCTTTTGTAAAAACAGCTACTTGATAGGATGTCATATATCCGGGTTTTTGCTGACCGATTCCAAAACAACCTTCTACTGGTTGAATGTAAGTTGAAACACTTTCCAGTCTCAAATATTTCCAACCTAATTGAGATTGATCCTTTATTAAACTTTCTAATTGTTGAGCGATAATACTTGAACTTATGTTTTGTTGTTTTGCAGTTGCAACAAACGGGATTACTTTATATTCCATGATTGTTTTTGTTTAATACTCCAAAAGTATAAACCTTTCAAAACCAATCCTTACGGGAAACCGTAAAACAAAAAACCTTTCAAAAAAAATTGAAAGGTTTCGAATGGTTAATTAGAAGAAGTTATATAATTCCTAAGTCTTTGCAGAAGGCAACCAATTGCTCGTTGTTGCTTATTCCCAACTCTTCTTTCAAGGTATTGAGTTTTTTTTCAATACTGCTCAAACTGTTGGGTTTTATATTGTTGTTTTGTAGAAATACCGGAATATTTTTTTGTAAAACACCTTGAGAAAGTAAAGAAACTAAGGTAATATCATACGTTGTGAACTCATAATTATTCAGTTTTTTTACCTCCTGTTTAAGATCAAGTGAAAGATAATTTTCATTGTTATAAACTGATGTAATTGCTTTTTTCAATTCTTTAGAATCGTGTCTTGCTTTTCGTACATAACCGTTTATTCCGTAATCATTAAAAAGAGAATCGATTATTCCGGATTTGTGTTCAGCAGAAAATACAATAATTTTTAAATCAGGCTGCTCTTGTCGTATTGCCGAAATCAATTCACGGCCGTCTTTTAGTTTTTGGGGATGATGATCTTCTTCATAATAAAGATCGGTGATGAGTAAATCATAAGGTTTTTTTTCACGAATGGCTTTTTGTGCCTTTGCCAATGCGTCATCACAATAATAGACATACTCAAAATTATCAAAATTGAGGTCTTCTAAAGTTTTCTGTACTGAAAAATTGATGCTTTCGTGGTCTTCGGAAATTAGAATTTTTTTAAACATTGTTATCTTTTTAAGAAACTGGAAATGAAATATTGACCTTCAATCCTTTTTCGGTTTTGGTTTCAAAAGTAATTTTTCCGTTGATGTTTTCTATACGGGAAACCGTATTTGATAAACCATTTTTAAAAATTAATTCATCAGAAATTCCAATTCCGTTATCAGCATAGTTGATGTTGATGAGGTTGTTTATTTTTTCAAACTTAAAAACAACGTTATTGGCTTCACTATGCTTTTTCATATTTACCAAAAGCTCACGGATAATCTGATAAATCTCCGTTTGAGTGGATTTTGTAACGTTTTCCCAAGTTTCTTCCTGATTTCCGACGGTAAAAGTATTGATCTCATCATTTTTAAAAGAAGCTACGAGTTTTGAAATTTTTTCATTGAATTTTTCATCATGAGAATCAGTGTTTTCGTAGGAAATATCTCTGGATTTTTCATAAACAAATTCCAGTTCATCAAGCGCCTGTTCTTTATTGAAATCGTTTTGATTTTCAATTTTTGTCATCACCTGATAAATTCCGTTGGCTACTACGTCGTGTACTTTTTTGGATGTTTTAAGTTGTTGTTCTTTTAATTTGTTTTCGGATTCTAGTAGGAGTCTTTGTTTTCTTTTTCTATACCAAATGAATGTCCCTATTAATGCTAAAACTAAAAATACAATTCCTATAATTTGCTGAAAGTTTTTTGCTTTTAGCTCCTGATTTGCTCGTTTTTGTTTTTCAACATCAAATTTTATGAGACCAAATCGTTGAAAATCATTGTTGCGCGAATTTTGGACACTGTCTTTTAGTGAAGCATATCTACTAAAATTTTGTGAATATTCTTTAGAATCTAAAAGTATTATTTTGTTTAGAGCTTCTAATTGATCA
Above is a genomic segment from Chryseobacterium mulctrae containing:
- the yidD gene encoding membrane protein insertion efficiency factor YidD → MKYLLLLIIKSYWFIIPAPKRRKCIFRKSCSKHVYEETISKGIISGLKALKYRFENCRSGAQIFENPITGKLQIILLNNQILDEKEISERFIKK
- a CDS encoding response regulator, which gives rise to MFKKILISEDHESINFSVQKTLEDLNFDNFEYVYYCDDALAKAQKAIREKKPYDLLITDLYYEEDHHPQKLKDGRELISAIRQEQPDLKIIVFSAEHKSGIIDSLFNDYGINGYVRKARHDSKELKKAITSVYNNENYLSLDLKQEVKKLNNYEFTTYDITLVSLLSQGVLQKNIPVFLQNNNIKPNSLSSIEKKLNTLKEELGISNNEQLVAFCKDLGII
- a CDS encoding tetratricopeptide repeat-containing sensor histidine kinase: MNRAVKFRDSANEDSAYVYYVRAKEELLNNNTEAARAIVNIAIIECNKGDYHSSIGNSIEAEKLLKNKKDSIALQIASSNYNSIAIASKNLKNYSQAIDYYKLAIKKSQKKTDSLAFYNNIGDTYLEQKNNKLAKSYFKIALQTNDSIDYARALNNLAKANFSENPFYDAYPELEKALQIRIRQKDNKEITSSFATLADFYFKKNPEKSLFYINEMYKIALKNKNPDDQLEALNKIILLDSKEYSQNFSRYASLKDSVQNSRNNDFQRFGLIKFDVEKQKRANQELKAKNFQQIIGIVFLVLALIGTFIWYRKRKQRLLLESENKLKEQQLKTSKKVHDVVANGIYQVMTKIENQNDFNKEQALDELEFVYEKSRDISYENTDSHDEKFNEKISKLVASFKNDEINTFTVGNQEETWENVTKSTQTEIYQIIRELLVNMKKHSEANNVVFKFEKINNLININYADNGIGISDELIFKNGLSNTVSRIENINGKITFETKTEKGLKVNISFPVS